A segment of the Luteolibacter sp. Y139 genome:
CAGCAGGTCGGACGGAGCCTCCTTCAGCACCGAGGGCTTCACCCTCAAGGGTCCGGACGGCAACAAGGGCCACTACCGGCTGGTCGCGGAAAGCGGCGATGACGGCCCGGAAGCGGTCGCCCGCTGGTTCGCCAGCGTGTCGTTCTAAACGGGGAAGACCGTCACTGAAGAATGGCTGACAAGGGCTGATCGGGCTGCTAGGTGACAGGCCCGAATGTCTGAACAGCCGTCAGCCTTTGCCGGTGCCCGCGGGGCCATCATGGCCGCATGCGCCGAAATGGAGCGCCTGCTCATTGGGCTGAATGACACCCACGGCCGCGTCGGCGACGAGATCCACCTCACCCGCAAGGCCGGCAAAAAGCTCCGTGGCGCACTCGTCATGGCTGGCGAGCCGAAGCCCTGCATCCGCTGGATCGCCGTGATCGGCCGCATGCTCGGCGGCACTCGCGATGCCGCCGTCCGGGTGAAAACCTGGCAATCCCTCGGCATCAGCCCCATCCCCGCTGGCTCGGCCGAGGCCGCCGCGGCCGCCCTGCTGGAGTTGGAAGCCCACGCCTCCACCCGCCGCCCTCCACAGGCAGTCATCGATTGGTCGCTGGCAGCGCTCGCGCAGGTGCGAAAGCGGATCGAGACCCAGTCCGACGAGGAACTCTCCAAAGCCGCCGAATCCGGCGCGGACAAGCTGGAAAAACAGCTCCGCAAGCGCCTCAAGCGCGCCCTCCAGCGCGTCAGCAACGAGGACTTCCACGACTGCCGCAAGGCCGCCAAGGCATGGCTCGGAGGCATGGCCCTCACCGCTCCCGGGGTGGAATTGCCCGGCAAAAAGGAAGCCGAAGACCTCGCCAGCAGCCTCGGCGACGAAAATGACCTCGAAGTCCTCGCCGCGTGGCTGGAATCCCGCGGCTTCACCCCCAGCATCTGCCCCGCGGCTTGGAAGCTCCTGCGCAAGCGTCAGGAGAAGATCCGGCGGAAGTCGATCTCTCTCATCCGCAAGGAACTGCTCCCGGCGCTCAAGCACGCCGACTGAGCTCGGGATTCCCCGTAGCGGAAGGGCTGCGCCCTTCCGGCGGGGCCGGGCCACGAACCAAATCGCCGCTTGGCTTTCCAGTTCGGCCTGTCCCCGGCCGGAATGACGCAGTCACTCGCTGGCAACCCTACTTCGCCGCCGTAGCCGCCAGCGCGTCCACCCGCTGCTTGTAAGCCGCGCCGAAGCGATCGCCGGAACACAGATAGGCCCACGCATTGCGCCGGTTCTCATCCCCATCCCTGGACATGGCCAGCCACTCCCGCTCCTTCGCCGGGCGGATGACCTCACTCCGCCCCACGATCACCCGCACCGATTTCTCCGGCTTCGGGCTCACTTCCATCGGCAGGATCGCCTCCGTCTTGGCATTCGGCAGCACCCAGAACACGCGCAGGCCATCTTGGGCGAAGTAGCTGCTCCACCACGTCTCCACCATTGCCCTCGCCTCGCTCTGCAGCAGCCCCGTCGCGGTCAAGCCTGCGACCATCTCGCGATACACCGGCTCCACCATGCCCACGGTGAAATCCGGCGTCGCTTCCGAGAATCCGGAAGTCGGGATCTCCGCCGCTGCATCCGCGCGCAGCCCGTCCTTCATCACCTTCCAACGCGTGGTGCCACCGGTCTTTTCAAAGACAAAGGCGAACGGAATGTCACCGCCCGTCCGGTTCAGCAGGTGGATCGTATCATCATTGCTCACCGTCGTGGTCAGCCCGGGATCGAAGGCCCCGACCCCCCGGTAGAAAAGGAAGCCCTCGGTTTCCCCCTTGGCAGTGCGGATCACATTCGCCTCCGGAATCCTCGGGCGCATCCACTGGAATGACTCTGTCGGCTTGAAAAGGATCGCCTCCCGCGACTCCGCCGGCGAAAGCACCCGGCCCTGCCATTCGATCGAGCCCTTCCACGGCTTGGAAAAGTCCAGGTTCCAGTCGGCCATCGGCCGCGGCTTCTCCGGATCCACGGGTTTCGGGGGCACCGGCAGGGTTTCCCCGCCCGTGCGGTCGGGGTACCACTGGCTGATCGTCCCGCCGTTGAAGCCCACCTTCACCGAGACGTCGAAGGCCTCCTCGGAGTGGAAATAGATGACCGGCGTCTCCATTTTCACGGTGACACCCCGGACCGGGCGGTTGAGGCCCTTCATCCGGACGAAGATCGGCGTGTCTCCATGACGACGGGTCACCTCCTCGATGCCGCGCGGGATATTCCCGTTCTCCAGTCCCAGATGGGAGTAGCTGAACATCGGCAGCGACGCTTCCTCCCTTTCAAGGCCAGCGAGTAGCACGCCATCCGAACCGGCGACGGTGGTGAAGGTGCCCCACTCGTGGAGCGTGTAGGCCGACGCCGCGGAGGCGCTCAGCAACAGCAAGGCGGAGATTGTTTTCATAACACGTAACCATCAGCACGCCCGGCGACGGCAAACAAGCCCGCTCCGGCCGCTTTACGCCGAATTTACCGGGCGGGAAGGTCACTCCGGCCCGGAGAAAAGAATTTCCACTGCCCGCCGCGGGCTGATACCCATCGGCATCGTTCGCAAGGAAACCATGAAACGCACGCTCCGCTCCCTCATCGCCCTTTCCCTCGCTTTCGGCGGGATTTCCGCCGCGCAGCAGAGCGCCCGCCTCAAGATCGCCACCGTGGACATGTCCGCCCTGTTCATGGCCTACGGCCCCACCAAGGAAGCCAAGGCCAAGTTCGATGAGGAACAGAAGGGCGTCATCAAGCAGGTCGACGAACGCAAGGCCGCCCGCGACGACGCGAAGAAGGAGTTGGATACCTTGGAAAAGCAACTCGGCGACCCATCCATCGCAGACGCCAAGAAGCAGGCCCTCTACGCCGAGCGCCAAGCCAAGCAGCAGCAGGTGGAAGCCCTGCAACGCGAGGGCGAGGAATTCCTCCAGCGCAAGCAGCGCGCCATGAGCGAGCAAATGCAGCTCCGCATGAAGGACATTCTCGAAAAGATCCGCGCCCAAGTCCAGAAGCACGCCGAAGCCGAGGGCTACGACTACGTCCTCGATAAGACCGGTGCCAGCACCTCCCAGGTGCCCGTCCTCCTCTACACGAAGGACGCCACCGACATCACCGACGCGCTTCTCAAGGCTCTCGGCGCAGACGCACCCGCTCCTGCCAAGGACGGCAAGTAAGTAGCAGACGGGGGTCTCACCCCTCGGCCGTCATGCCCATGCCATTCAGCTGGGCATGACGAGGGATGCCAGCGATCAAAGCATCGCACGGTAATCCGCCAGCGCCCGATCATAGACCGCGTCCAGCGAGGCATCCGGCTCCAGCCGTGAACCCGCGGCCGGCTTGCAGAAATCGGCCTGCAATTTCGCGAGGTCGTGGCCACACGCATGCGCCGCCCGCAGGGCAGCACCGAGGCCCGCACCATTCGCAATCGCGAAGCGCTCGACCGGCGCCTGGAAAACATTCGCGATCAGCTGCGCGATGCCATTGCTCTGCGACGCCCCGCCGGTAAGCCGGATCAGGGACGCCTCCTCACCGATCCACTGGCTGTGCAGCTTCATGTTGAGGAACTGGCCTTCCAGCAGCGCACGGACCTGCACCGGTGCCGGATCTTCCGCGGGGAAATTGCGGACCGGCCCATCAAAGTCACGGCGCGGGGTGATCTCCGGGCCGAAGAATGGCAGCATCCGCTTGCCCTCGTTGCCCGCAGGCGTCTTCGCCAGGCCCTCTTGATCGAAGGCCGCCCAATCGAGTCCCAGCTGGTCGCGCAGCGCCTCACGGGCCAGCGAGCCATTGCGGAAACAGATCAGCGACATGAAGCCACCCGCCGGATTGCCAAAGACGTGACCGAAACCCTGCGGATCGGTCACCGCCTTCTCCATCGCCGCGAAGAAAGTATCCGAAGTGCCAAGCGAAATGACGATCGTGCCCGGCGCGGTCGCGCCCATGCCGACCAGCGAGGACGGATTGTCACCCGTGGAAAGCACCACCTGACAGCTACTAGACAGACCGTACTTGTGGACGAAGTAGCCCGACACCGGCCCGGCAATCGATGCCGAGGCGGCAGCCGCCGGCAGCTTCGCCCGCAGCCCCGGAGCCGTCGCATCCAACAGCGCATCATCCCAATCCAGCGTCTGCAGGTTGAGCAGGTTCATGCCCGCCCCGTCGCCGTGGTCGATCGCGATCGATTTGCCTGCCATCACCGAGCCGACAAACGAGCTGACCAGATGGATGACCGTCGTCTTATGATAAGCCGCCGGGTCCAGCTTGAAGAAGCGCCGGATCTGCGGCCCCGTGAAACGCTCGATCGCGATGGAACCGGAAATCCGGCATACCTCCGCATTCCCACCCACCGCCCCGGCAATCTCCGCGCACTCGGCACCCGTGGACGTGTCCATCCAGATCGGCGCCGTCGCCCGGGTCAGCGCCGGTGCAACTTGGCTCTCCAGCGATTCCGAGGCACTCAAGGCGGCAAGCCGCGCCTCCAGCGTGGCGTCGAAATAGACCGAGCCATGCTGCTGCCCGGAGCACGCCACGGCCGTGATTTGCGAAAGATCGAACCCATCCGCGAGCTTCTCGAACACCAGATCGAGCGCCTCCATCCACATCCGCGGGTCGGCATGCACCTCGCCCCCCTTGCCCCCCGGAATGAAGCCGCTGGGCGAGTTGTAGGTGGGCAAAGCCGCTCCGAAATTGACCGAGACTTCACGGACGATTTCGCCACGCGCGGGATCGATGACGAGGGCGGAAAGCGATTGGGTCGAGGAATCGAGACCGAGGAACATGGGACGAATTAACCGTTTCACCTCCACCACTGGCCAGCCCGAATCTCGGCATCACCGCCGTGATGGATTGTCGTGGATTGGCACTTGGCAGGCTCCTTTCCCGCTCCCACCCTCCGCGCATGGAGTCCCACGAATGGCGCGAACGCACCGAAGAAGGCCTGCGCTTTTGGCGCGCGTCCCGCCATGCCAACCGCTGGTCTTTCCAGACCACCCTCAAGACCGACCCCGACTGGCAACCGATCGACCCCGTGCCAAAGGAAGTCTGGGCAGAACTCCGCGACGTCCTCTGGCGCAAGTATCAGCGCAAGCGCTGCCCATGGGAATGGGTCGAGCAGATCGATAAGATCCTCGCTGAGGACGAATCCTGACTGCATCTCCGGCCCCCGCTTCCGAGCTCACCATGAGCTTCACCTACCAGCCGGTTTTCCGGGACTACCTGACCCTCAGCCGGCACGTGCTCTGGGCGCAACTGAAGCTCGCCATCATCCTCGGCGGAGTGGTGACACTGGGCGCCCTGATCCAGCCGTTTGCCGCTTGGTATCTGGTGAAACAGAGCAATCCTGAGGCACACATTGAGATCGGACTGATGAATGTCGCGATCCCCCTCCTCGCCCTTCTCTTCGCAGTCTCGATCCACGCCTCCATCAAGAAGCGCTGGAACAAGCTCGAAGCCCTGCGAGCCACTGTGGAATACGAGTTCGAAGACTTGGGCCTTAATGTCCGCTCAGGCCTCAACCGGAGCTTCATCGAGTGGAAGCAGTTCGCCCACACCGAGGTAACCAAGCACCACATCCTCCTGAAGACCGTTCCGGGTGCCTACTTCTACTTCCCAAAATTCGTCGTTCCAAATCTCGAGGAACTCCTGCGCTTCCTAGCCGGCAAGATTCCGGTGAAAGGAGCCTGAGTTTCACGGGATTACCAACGAACGCGGGCTCGACTGAGCGCGCGAGACGGGTAGATTGCCTGCATGAGCCATCCGGTGAAATTCATTACTGATGAGCACGGGGCACGCACCGGAGTCGTGATGGAAATCGCCGATTACGAGAACCTTCTCGAGGACCTCCACGATCTGGCCGCTATCGCCGATCGCCGGAGCGAGCCAACTATCCCGCACGAAGAGTTTCTCCAACAACTCCGCGCCGATGGCCTCTTATCGGATTGAGTGGCGAAAATCGACGGCGAAGGATCTGCGAAAACTTCCACCTGAAGTCGTCGGGCGCATCGTACGGGCAGTCGAATCGTTAAGCGACGAACCGCGACCCGCCGGATGCAAAAAGCTAAGCGGCAGCGATTTCGCCTATCGTCTCCGGGTGGGCGACTATCGTGTGGTCTACGAAGTTTTCGATGAGGTGATCCTCGTGGAAATCGTTCGCGTGGGTCACCGGAAGGATATTTACCGGGACTAGTTCCCTCACCATCCCGCCTTCCCCGACTCAAACCCCCGCTCATAACAAAGCGGCGCCCTCCCCTGGCTAAGCATCCCAGGCACCGGAGTCGTCGTATCGATCTCAATCAGCCGCTTGCCCTTCATCCGCGCCAACTCCGTGCGATGCCGGTGCAGCTCATTGCAGACCGTCTGATGCGAAGCCCCGATCGCCGTCGCGATCGTCTCCCAGGAAACCGCCGGCCCGCTATTCTCCTCATGGCGAATCCGATGGATCACAATCGTATCGATCTCCGGATCATCCAGCCAGTGCTCGAATGGCACCTCACAAGCCACCCCGCCATCAAGGTAACGCTTGTCCCCCACCCGCTGGATCCCGATCAGGCAAGGCACCGCGCAACTCGCCACAATCAGCTCCGCCAGCGGACCACTCCTCAGGATCTCCGTCCGATGCAGATCCGCGTCCGTCACCGCGATATCCATCACCGGTGACACCAGCGTGGAAAGATCCACCCCATCGAGAATGCCACGCAGCTTCTTCACCGCATGCTTCCCCGACAGCAACCCGGAAGACCAGAAGGACGTGCAAACCCCCGGCAAACGCAGGAAAGCCATCCAGTCGAAAAACGACCACCGCAGCCCCGAATCCAGCACCGCCGCCTTCAAATCCTCCCCGCGAATCCCCGCCGCATGTAGCGAGCCGGCCAAAGCCCCCGCCGAGGCCCCCGAAATCCGCGCCGGATGCAAACCCGCCTCCGCCAGCCCATTCAAAAACCCCGCATGCGCATAGTAGCCCAGGAATGAGGATCCGAGGGCGACAGCGAGACCGGGCGTGACAGGGTGCTCCATGGGCGGCGCGCGGAACGTAGGCATCCCCGCCGCCGTGGCGAGTTTTCAGTTTCCAGCGGGCACGCGGCAGGCGATGGTCCCGCCGCGATGTCGGCCACGGCGGTGAATTTCAAGATCGGGAACGAGAAGCTGGTCCGTGTCATGGACGCGGCCTCCGCCCACCTGCGCGGTCTTCTCGAAAAGCAGGGCCGCCCCGAAGGCGGGCTCCGCATCGCCGTCATCGGCGGCGGCTGCAGCGGCCTGCAGTATAAGATGGACCTCGTCGATGGCCCCCGCGACCGCGACATCATGGTCCCCAGCAACGGTGTGAACGTCGTCATCGACCCCAAGAGCGCCCTCTTCGTCAGCGGCAGCGAGCTCGATTGGTCGGACGATCTCCAGCAGGGCGGCTTCAAGGTCAGCAACCCGAACGCCGTCGTCACCTGCTCCTGCGGCGAAAGTTTCGCAGCCTGATGGACCCGTTCACAACCCTCGGCCTGGAGCCAAAACTGGCGATCTCCGAGGAGGAACTACGCGCCGCCTTCCGCGAAGCCGGAAAACGCGACCACCCCGACGCCGGCGGCACCGGCGAGGATTTCGCCAAGGTCCAGGAAGCCTTCGCCCAGCTCTCCCGCCCGTCCAAACGCCTCCGCGCCTGGCTGGCCGCGAAAAACCTCACCGGCGACGAACGCGGCGCCATCTCCCCCGGCCTCGTCGATCTCTTCGGAAAAGTCGGCACCGTCCTCCAGCAGGCCGACGCCGTCACCAAGCGCCGCGAGTCCGCCCTCAGCGCCCTCGCCAAGGCCATGCTGGAGCCCGCCGTCCAGCAAACCCGCGAGGCTTTGGAAGCCGCCTTGGACGACGTCGCCGCCTCCACCGCCGCCGAAGAAGCCCAGTTCCCCGCCATCGAGTCCGGCGCCGGCGACCCCTGGCGCACCGCCCGCGACCTCGCCTTCCTCGAAAAATGGCAAGCCGAGCTCAAATCCCGCTTCGCCGCCCTCTGGTAACTTCTCCCAAAGAATTTGCCTTGACGCTCCGGGTTACCCGGCCATTCTCCCCGCCCCGCGTAAGCAACCCCTTTCCTACCATGGCCCGAGTCTGCAGCATCCGAGGAAGCCGAGTCCGTTCCGGCGGCAAAATCAACCGTTCCGGTCTCGCCAAGAAAAAGGGCGGTATCGGCCGTCACGTCACCAAGGTCGTCAAGCGCCAGGTCGCTCCGAACCTTCAAACCAAGCGCATCTGGGTGCCCGAGCTGAATCGCTTCGTGCGCCTCACCCTGAGCGCCAAGGCCATCAAGACCATCAACAAGAATGGTGCCTACGTGACCCTGAAGGACGCAGGTCTCGTCTGAGATCAGGCTCCCAAATCATTTTTGCCAAAAGGCCCGGAGGAAACTCCGGGCCTTTTGCTTTTGCGGCCAGAGACGAGCCTCCCGACCTCGACCACCGTGCAAGACGCATAATATCACTTTTCTTCAGGAGCCGGTGAGACGTTCGGCGAGGGATGTCGATGAAGAGGGAGAATGGCAAACTCCTCCTGCTAACCCCCTCACCCTCCCCAGAAATGAAACCTGCTGATCGCGCCTGCGCGCTCGCCCTGTCGTTGCTCTGTGCCGGGACCACCCGCGCCGAGATCATCGCCGCCACCCACATCGACTGGACGAATTCCGGCCATGTCTCATCGACCGCCCAGAACCCGGTCGGCGGATTCAACTACGGCTACTATCCGGCAAACACGGGGACCAGCGGCCCATTTAGCACGGCCGGAATGTTCCCGGTCACCAATCCCTCCGGCCAATACTGGAATGGCTCGGACGGCGGCAATACCCCCGCCCAGAGCCAATTCGACATCCATCCCGGCTTGGGTGGCACTACGGTCGTCCGCCGCTACACCGTGGCCTCCGCGGGCGAGCCGCTGGTATCCGGTCCAGTGCGCGTGGTGGGACGCTTCTTTGAACTGAACAGCGGATTCACCCACGTCTTCGTCACGGCGGATCCCGATGGAGACGGTTCGGGCGAGCGCACCACCATCGTCCCTTCACAGGATCCCGTGCCCACGCCCTCGGTCGAGGTCACCATTCCCAAGCCCATACCCTTCGACGTGACACTCAATGTGTCGCCAGGCACGACCATCGACTTCGGTGCCTTGGGGATGGACGGCGCGAATTCCGACAGCACCGGTCTGGTGGCTTGGATCGTGAACGGCAACACGGCAGTCCCCACCAATCTCCTTTCAAGCCCGCTCGGTTCACCAAACTGGGCCTTCTTCAACGGCTACCAGGACTTCCGCGGACTCTGCTACGGCATGGCCACGGACGGAGTCACCGGCGATGCGGATCAAGCCACCTTCGAGCTGACCGGCGGTGGCTACCCCTACCAGTATGGGGGCCTCCTTTATCTCGAAAATGCCAATAGCGGAAAAGCCACCCGCTTCGACTCCACGCGGATCGACGTAACGGCCACCAACGACTTCGCTCAACCGCCGAGCCTCTACCTGCTCCGCCACAACTCCGATCCTGGCTCGATCAACCCGGTGGCGGACGATCGCTACGAGCGCCTGCCGGTACTCGCCGTGCGCCACGCCGCCAATGCCACCGGCCAGCCTTACTATACCTTCGACCTCACCACACTCCCGGTTTCGCAGCGCACCGGCTACGGCTTCGCGGTCTGCGGCTCCAGCCCTAACAGCTCCACCCCCATCCTCGTCTCGGAGATCTCCGCAGCGGCAACCCGCGTCTCTAACAGCGACGTGGTGCCCACCAAACCCTTCTTCGTCGAGTGGACGAATGGCCACCGCTACGGCATCTCCGCCACCCGCGGAGATTGGGAGCAGGTCCAGACCGAAGCCGCCAGCCTCGGCGGCTATCTGGTCAGCTTCGGCAGCACCCCGGGCCAGACCTTCAGCAACTCCGACGAGAACGACTTCGTCGCCCAGACCTTCCCCGATCCGGAAGGCTGGTACATCGGCCTGAAACAAATCTCCCCCGCCCCTGCCATGGAGCCCGCGCAGGGATGGCAGTGGGTCAGCGGCGAAAACCTCTCCTACACCCGCTGGCACCCCGGCGAACCGAACAACTACTTCGGCGCCGGCGAGGACTACGGCATGATGCTTCTGAACGTCAGCAGCACCGGCACTTGGCACGATACGAAAGTCGCCGGCTACCCCGAGACATCGAACTACCGCGGCATCATCGAGCTGCCCACCCTCGGCGCAGGCGAGCGGAACTTCTTCGTCTCCTCGATCCATGCCCGCTCGAACATCTTCGATGCAGGCCTGGCCAGCTCCACCCAAGGCGGCTCCCTCCCCCCTTCCATAAACCTCGCCGGCCTCGGCGGCAAAGTCCTACGTTTCCCGAAGATCCACGGCACCCTCAATACCGCCGCCGACTTCAGCGGCCCCGATGGCGCACACACCCCCGGCCGTTCCTGCGACCTCACCGCCGTCGGCGGCATCTCCGGCTACCTGAATGGCAACAACACACCGGCTCTCGTCGGCGTGTTCCTCGCAGGCACCCAGCCCGCATCTCCTCCCGCACGTCTGGATTTCTCCGCGAATCAGATCGGCGAAAACTTCACCACCCTCGCCCCCGCCCTCGGCCAGGTCTTCTTCATCGGCGACGGCATGACCGCTGCCGGTGCGCTCCAGCAATTCACCATCCCGGCCGGAGCGGAGAAGCTCTACTTCGGCTATCCGGATGGCAATGACGGCACCCTTTACCACGGCTCCCCGCTCGGCTGGGGCGACAATAGCGGCTCGATCTCCCTGCGCGCCACCATCGCTCCGGACCTCGTGCCCACCCTCGGCCTAACCTTTCCGATCACCGGCGGCCAGCTCCAGGTGAGCGGCGGCACCGCTCCCTTCACCTTCACCATTCTCTCCGGAGCCCTGCCTCCCGGCCTCACGCTTTCCAGCTCCGGCCCGACCGCCGGCCTGGTCACCGGCACCCCCGGAAATGGCCCCTACACCTTCACCGTGAAGGTCACGGACGCGAACGGCGCCACCGCCAATCGCACCTTCAGCGGCACGATCGAGAATCCCATCGCGGTTCCCAGCTCACTCGTCTCCTGGTGGTCCGCGGAGAGCACCCTCGCGGACATCATCGGCGGCAATCATGGCTCCATGAAGAACGGGCCTACCTCCCTCGGCTCGACCAATACCATCGGCCAAAACTACGGCCCCGGCAAAGTCGGCAGGGCCTTCGTCCTCGATGGCGTGAATGACTTCATCCAAGTCGCCCACGATCCCTCGCAGAACATCACCGGTGACATCACCATCGAAGGCTGGGTCAAGCCGACCGCCACCTCGGCAAGCGAGCCGACCATCATCAGCAAGCGCTCGTCGGACAATCTCGCCTGCTGCTACGTCCTCTATCTGAAGGCAGACGGCAGCCTCGCCTTCGCATCCCGGAATGGCGATTGGTCGAGCGTCTCCACCACCATACCCGTTCAGCTCAACCAGTGGAGCCACATCGCGGCCACCATCGGCAGCTCGCAGATCCGCCTCTACCTGAATGGCGTCCAAGCCTACGCCGGATCCTACACCGCCACTCGTCCGGCGGTCACCGGCATCCTCAGCATCGGCGCCACCATCACCGACACTTACACCGAGTCGAATCCCTCCGGCCCCTTCCCCGGCTCGATCGATGAACTTGCCCTCTACAGCCGCGCCTTGAGCGCTGCGGAAATCTCCGCGCTCCACCACGCCGGCACCGGCGGCAAAGCCCACCACGATGCCGCCCGCGACTTCTCGCTCACCGCGAATCCTGCGGGCGCCTGGAGCTATCGCCAGCAGCCAGCTGATGCCCTCAGCGGCACCTACAATCCGGCGGCTGCCACCTTGATGGGCGGACCTAACACCTCCGACCCGCTTTCCTATTGGTCGGCAAACGCCTCCATGACCTTGAATACCTTGGAGACCTACCACTACCGGGATAGCGGCGGCACGCGCTACGATTGGCTCGGTCGCCAGTTCGGCATGGGCCCGGGCTCGGGCGGCGAACGCCCCGTCCTGCGCTGGACCGCCCCCGTAACCGGACAATACGCGGTCTCCGGCAGCTTCGCCGGTGCGGACACCCGCCCCACCACCGTGGACGTCCATGTCTTCCACAATGCCACCGAACTGACGCCACCCGACAAGCGCTACGTGAACAGCTACCGCGGCGATGGCATTTCGCACACCCAGGTCGTCTCCGCCGCCGCGGGCGACACCGTCGACTTCATGATCGGCATCGGCAACGGCGACTGGACCTATGACAGCACCGCGGTCTCGGCTTCCGTTACGCTGCTGAATGTCACGCCGCTGCCACGGATCGCGGTGGAGCAACCGGAGGGCAGCGCCCTCGCTGACGGCAATAGCACCGTGACCTACGGAGCAGTGACTCTCGGTGCCTCGCTCACGAAGACAATCACACTGCGTAATACCGGCACCGCGCCTCTAGCAGGCCTGGCCGTCACGGTCGACGGCGCGAATGCATCGGAGTTCGCGGCTCCTCCTAGCCTGAGCTCCACCACCCTCGCACCGGGCGCCCCGCTTACCTTCAATGTGACCTTCACACCCACGGTCTCCGGTGCTCGCGCTGCCGTGCTTCACATCGTCAGCAATGACGGCCCGCGTAGCCCCTTCGACATCGCACTCAGCGGCTCCGGCTACTCCGCCGTCGGCAACAAGCTCTACGCATGGGGAGACAACGACAACGGCCAGATCGGCGATGGCACCAATGCCGACAAGCTCACACCGGTCGCGGTCATCATGACCGGAGCACTTGCCAGCCGACAGGTCACCCAGGTGTTTGCCACGGGTGAGCGCAGCCATGCGATCACCGCGGATGGCAAAGTCTAC
Coding sequences within it:
- a CDS encoding RCC1 domain-containing protein, with the protein product MKPADRACALALSLLCAGTTRAEIIAATHIDWTNSGHVSSTAQNPVGGFNYGYYPANTGTSGPFSTAGMFPVTNPSGQYWNGSDGGNTPAQSQFDIHPGLGGTTVVRRYTVASAGEPLVSGPVRVVGRFFELNSGFTHVFVTADPDGDGSGERTTIVPSQDPVPTPSVEVTIPKPIPFDVTLNVSPGTTIDFGALGMDGANSDSTGLVAWIVNGNTAVPTNLLSSPLGSPNWAFFNGYQDFRGLCYGMATDGVTGDADQATFELTGGGYPYQYGGLLYLENANSGKATRFDSTRIDVTATNDFAQPPSLYLLRHNSDPGSINPVADDRYERLPVLAVRHAANATGQPYYTFDLTTLPVSQRTGYGFAVCGSSPNSSTPILVSEISAAATRVSNSDVVPTKPFFVEWTNGHRYGISATRGDWEQVQTEAASLGGYLVSFGSTPGQTFSNSDENDFVAQTFPDPEGWYIGLKQISPAPAMEPAQGWQWVSGENLSYTRWHPGEPNNYFGAGEDYGMMLLNVSSTGTWHDTKVAGYPETSNYRGIIELPTLGAGERNFFVSSIHARSNIFDAGLASSTQGGSLPPSINLAGLGGKVLRFPKIHGTLNTAADFSGPDGAHTPGRSCDLTAVGGISGYLNGNNTPALVGVFLAGTQPASPPARLDFSANQIGENFTTLAPALGQVFFIGDGMTAAGALQQFTIPAGAEKLYFGYPDGNDGTLYHGSPLGWGDNSGSISLRATIAPDLVPTLGLTFPITGGQLQVSGGTAPFTFTILSGALPPGLTLSSSGPTAGLVTGTPGNGPYTFTVKVTDANGATANRTFSGTIENPIAVPSSLVSWWSAESTLADIIGGNHGSMKNGPTSLGSTNTIGQNYGPGKVGRAFVLDGVNDFIQVAHDPSQNITGDITIEGWVKPTATSASEPTIISKRSSDNLACCYVLYLKADGSLAFASRNGDWSSVSTTIPVQLNQWSHIAATIGSSQIRLYLNGVQAYAGSYTATRPAVTGILSIGATITDTYTESNPSGPFPGSIDELALYSRALSAAEISALHHAGTGGKAHHDAARDFSLTANPAGAWSYRQQPADALSGTYNPAAATLMGGPNTSDPLSYWSANASMTLNTLETYHYRDSGGTRYDWLGRQFGMGPGSGGERPVLRWTAPVTGQYAVSGSFAGADTRPTTVDVHVFHNATELTPPDKRYVNSYRGDGISHTQVVSAAAGDTVDFMIGIGNGDWTYDSTAVSASVTLLNVTPLPRIAVEQPEGSALADGNSTVTYGAVTLGASLTKTITLRNTGTAPLAGLAVTVDGANASEFAAPPSLSSTTLAPGAPLTFNVTFTPTVSGARAAVLHIVSNDGPRSPFDIALSGSGYSAVGNKLYAWGDNDNGQIGDGTNADKLTPVAVIMTGALASRQVTQVFATGERSHAITADGKVYSWGYNASGQLGDGTTIYRKEPVAVDMSGALAGKVVTTLAPSLQHTLALTSDGKVYSWGENFTGQLGLGDTTDRSTPQLVQGALAGKTITVISCSFAHSFALASDGSLYAWGSNYNRILGDGTTTTRLSPVAVNTAGTLLAGKTITAISCGYYHNVVLTSDGKVYAWGFNGNGYLGDGTTTERFSPVAVNGTLTGKTVTAISGNDYHHLALTSDNQLHAWGANLYGNLGDGTNIGRSSPVLVNTSGVLAGKTFAQIFAAGGASMVRTTDGKLYTWGMGSGGQHGNGNEADINLPAAVDMSGVLAGRTLVTASMQGYHSLVIAYAPPAPEIVVENETGTTLAASEVYRQDFGPVQPTKHKTAAITIRNTGDDLLGNIGATIDGLGAADFSIVSSNSGTTLTPGGTQTLTITFTPTTQGVREATLHITSNDADEPAYAITLTGVGTQPISEWREQYFESTEDTGSAADDADPDGDGIENLLEYATGADPTKSSTVETPVSPPVAGIIGFTYTRNKLAAADVIYTVEWSDTLTGQWSSNGISETVVADDGTLETVVATLPAGSEGARFVHLKVTRP